DNA sequence from the uncultured Ilyobacter sp. genome:
AAAATTCGATGTTAAATTTGATAAATCAAAAATGAAGGTAAAAATAATTGAAATAATAAAAGAAGAAAAAGAGAAAATAGACATAACAGAGGCCAATGTATTAATTTCCGGAGGAAGAGGAGTCGGAAGTGCCGATAACTTCAAAAAACTAGAGGGGCTTGCAGAAGAGGTAGGAGGAACTGTCTCTGCATCGAGAGCAATTATAGATTCAGGATGGATAGACCACGACAGACAGGTTGGACAAACAGGTAAAACAGTAAGACCTGATATTTATTTTGCACTGGGAATTTCAGGAGCCATACAGCACGTGGCTGGAATGGAAGAATCAGAGTATATAATAGCTATAAATAAGGATAAAGAAGCTCCTATATTTAACATTTCAGATTTAGGAATTGTAGGAGATGTTTCAAAAATAGTTCCTATGATCACAGAAGAAATAAAATTATTAAAAAGTCAAAAAAATTAAATTTTGATTTTTTTAAATCTTTATAAAACCTCTCAAATCACTAGAGTAGAGTCTACTGGTTTGAGAGGTTTTTTTAGGATATATTTTTAATGATATGGATCTTTTAGATGATAATTACTAACTTTAGAACAGTTTTCATTTGATAAATAAGCTATTGAAAATATAACCATAGGTTTTGAAAATGACGGCTAACCGGGCTATATTTTCTCATTATCCATTATTTTTCTGATGCTTCTACTCACTTGAGCTGCAGAAACTGGCTTTATCAAATAATCGTCTAATATCTTATCTTTCATATACTCTTCTAAAGGTTCTTCGGAATACGCTGTTATTAAAATTGTTTTTATATTAGGTTGGTTTCTTTTTATTTTTTTTGCAATCTGTATACCTGATATTTCCGGCATTGTAAGGTCTGTAACAATAATATCAAAATGATCTTTTATATAGGTGAATTTCTTTAAAATCTCATCACATTCAACTATAGAGCTAACACTGTAGCCCAATTCGTTTAAACCCTTTTTCAACATCTCAGCTATATTCTTGTCATCGTCTATTATTAAGACTCTTTCTTTTCCTATTATATCAGAAGATTGAGGCTCTATACTGTCGAGAGTTTCATTTTTTTTTGCCTTTGGAATATATACTTCAAATCGACTTCCAATATTTTTTTTACTAGATACCTTTATCATACCGCCATGTTTTGTAACTATTCCCTGAACAATGGAAAGACCCAATCCACTGCTTTTCTCAGATAATTTTTTCGTGAAAAAGGGGTCGAATATCTTGTCGATGATGTCATCCTCTATACCACATCCATTGTCTTCAAAGGATATTTTGACATACTCCCTTCCAGAGTCAATATTTTCGTCTTGTCCTTCCTTCTCCAGGTATTTAGAAATATTTAGACTTATTTTTAATATCCCCTGCTGTTTATTTTTCATTGCATTACAAGCATTTGTGCATAGATTCAATATAACCTGGTGTATCTGCGTTTCATTGGCATAGATATTACCGCAATTTTCTTTTATCTCTTTTATAATTTTAACGTTAGAGGGTAATACGAACTCAGAGAACTTCAGTGCATCTTCTAATACATTATTTATCGGAATTATGTCATACTTTATTTTTATGTTCTTGTCTCCGCTGAACATCCTGATCTGGTCTACTATCTCCTGAGCCCTCTTAGAAGAATTGTATATGGCTTCAGCATCTTCATAATCATCTAAGTCTGGGTCTAAGTTTCTGAGAAGTATCTCAGAATGACCCATTATAGGTGTCAAAACATTGTTAAATTCGTGAGCGATTCCCCCAGTTAGAGTTCCTATTGTTTCGAGTTTTCTCCTGTGATGAAGTTCGGCATCTTTTTTTCTGAGTTCCTCTGAGGATTTATTGATCTCCCTCAGATAGTTTGTCTCCATCTCATAAGCCTCTTTGTTTTTGATCATTCTTACGATCCAAAATACTATACAGGAAGATATCACTATGATAAATATAGAGATGAAAATGCTCCCATAAAGATAGTCTTTTATGGGCTTGGTGATTTCATCATAGGATGAGACCACCGAAACTATCCAGAAATCACTTGAAAAATTAATTCTTGAGAAAACATTTATTTTTTTTGTAAGTATCAAGGTATCTTGAGGCCACCAGTAGGAGTGATAAATATGAAATCCTTCGTCTTGAGTTAATTGTTTTTTAAATAAGCTGGCAATACCCTTATAATCTAAGTTGGGATATTTCTTCTTTCTAGACGTGATGACAAAATCTCCCACCTGTCCTTTTGAGGGGTGCATGAGAATTTTTCCAGTGCTGTCCTTTACCACAGCATAACCGAATTCTCCAATTTTTACAGGCTTTAATAAAAGTTCATTCATATTTTCAAGTTTTATTTTACCAAATATTATTCCCACAAGTTTATTTTTAATTATTACTGGTTCTACTATATTTATGGAAAGAGTATCGTATCTGTCATGGTAAGGAAAACCGATATAGGAATCTTTTCTTGCTTTGACATAAGATATTTCGTCATAAAAATCGTCACCTGTAACTATAAAATCTCCCTTGGGGTAGCTTAAGAAAAATCTATTTCTAGCTTCCATATAATTTAGATTTGCCATTTCTTCGTCTTGATTGAGATAAAATGTTTCCATGGCTTTTAATATGTAGTCCTGGTGATCTCCGTCTGGAGAAGTTTCC
Encoded proteins:
- a CDS encoding ATP-binding protein yields the protein MKKNRLKFLSIIAIIFIALIVSRISYKSYMKYQDIVMTQQIKHLMTISKSIGRSLNLYIGEKEKALKSLSSDIAHHMETSPDGDHQDYILKAMETFYLNQDEEMANLNYMEARNRFFLSYPKGDFIVTGDDFYDEISYVKARKDSYIGFPYHDRYDTLSINIVEPVIIKNKLVGIIFGKIKLENMNELLLKPVKIGEFGYAVVKDSTGKILMHPSKGQVGDFVITSRKKKYPNLDYKGIASLFKKQLTQDEGFHIYHSYWWPQDTLILTKKINVFSRINFSSDFWIVSVVSSYDEITKPIKDYLYGSIFISIFIIVISSCIVFWIVRMIKNKEAYEMETNYLREINKSSEELRKKDAELHHRRKLETIGTLTGGIAHEFNNVLTPIMGHSEILLRNLDPDLDDYEDAEAIYNSSKRAQEIVDQIRMFSGDKNIKIKYDIIPINNVLEDALKFSEFVLPSNVKIIKEIKENCGNIYANETQIHQVILNLCTNACNAMKNKQQGILKISLNISKYLEKEGQDENIDSGREYVKISFEDNGCGIEDDIIDKIFDPFFTKKLSEKSSGLGLSIVQGIVTKHGGMIKVSSKKNIGSRFEVYIPKAKKNETLDSIEPQSSDIIGKERVLIIDDDKNIAEMLKKGLNELGYSVSSIVECDEILKKFTYIKDHFDIIVTDLTMPEISGIQIAKKIKRNQPNIKTILITAYSEEPLEEYMKDKILDDYLIKPVSAAQVSRSIRKIMDNEKI